One window of Nocardioides dongkuii genomic DNA carries:
- the ilvC gene encoding ketol-acid reductoisomerase encodes MAEMFYDDDADLSLIQGKNVAVIGYGSQGHAHALSLRDSGVDVRIGLQPGSKSRAKAEAEGLRVLTPAEAVEESDVIVILAPDQHQRKLYAEEIAPNLTEGDTLVFGHGFNIRFGFITPPEGVDVVMIAPKGPGHLVRREYVDGRGVPVLVAVEKDASGNAWALALSYAKAIGGLRAGGIKTTFTEETETDLFGEQAVLCGGASQLVMYGFEVLTEAGYQPEVAYFECLHELKLIVDLMYEGGIAKQRWSVSDTAEFGDYVSGPRVIDESVKENMKAVLADIKDGTFAKRFIGDMDNGSPEFTKFREQGEAHPIEQTGRELRKLMAWVKSHDSDYTEGTATR; translated from the coding sequence GTGGCTGAGATGTTCTACGACGACGACGCCGACCTGTCCCTGATCCAGGGGAAGAACGTGGCCGTCATCGGCTACGGCAGCCAGGGCCACGCCCACGCGCTGTCGCTGCGCGACTCGGGCGTCGACGTCCGCATCGGCCTGCAGCCGGGCTCGAAGAGCCGCGCCAAGGCCGAGGCCGAGGGCCTGCGCGTGCTGACCCCGGCGGAGGCCGTCGAGGAGTCCGACGTGATCGTCATCCTCGCCCCCGACCAGCACCAGCGGAAGCTCTACGCCGAGGAGATCGCGCCGAACCTCACCGAGGGCGACACCCTGGTCTTCGGCCACGGCTTCAACATCCGCTTCGGCTTCATCACCCCGCCCGAGGGCGTCGACGTCGTGATGATCGCCCCGAAGGGCCCGGGTCACCTGGTCCGCCGCGAGTACGTCGACGGCCGCGGCGTCCCCGTGCTCGTCGCCGTCGAGAAGGACGCGTCGGGCAACGCCTGGGCGCTGGCGCTCTCCTACGCCAAGGCGATCGGCGGCCTGCGCGCCGGCGGCATCAAGACCACGTTCACCGAGGAGACCGAGACCGACCTGTTCGGCGAGCAGGCCGTGCTCTGCGGCGGCGCGTCGCAGCTGGTGATGTACGGCTTCGAGGTGCTCACCGAGGCCGGCTACCAGCCGGAGGTCGCCTACTTCGAGTGCCTGCACGAGCTGAAGCTGATCGTCGACCTGATGTACGAGGGCGGCATCGCCAAGCAGCGCTGGTCGGTCTCCGACACCGCCGAGTTCGGCGACTACGTCTCCGGGCCCCGCGTCATCGACGAGAGCGTCAAGGAGAACATGAAGGCCGTCCTGGCCGACATCAAGGACGGCACCTTCGCCAAGCGCTTCATCGGCGACATGGACAACGGCTCGCCGGAGTTCACCAAGTTCCGCGAGCAGGGCGAGGCGCACCCGATCGAGCAGACCGGGCGCGAGCTGCGCAAGCTGATGGCGTGGGTCAAGAGCCACGACTCGGACTACACCGAGGGCACCGCCACCCGCTGA
- a CDS encoding YczE/YyaS/YitT family protein encodes MTGRGGPDLVELGPVEQLRAGRMPRRLVQLYAGLWLYGVSLALMVRSELGLAPWDVLHSGLARYFPLSLGEVLIVTSFVVLLLWIPLREVPGLGTISNALVVGVAADATLAVLDAPDALWVRIALVVSGVALNGLATALYIGSQLGRGPRDGLMTGLHRRTGRSLRLVRTSLEVAVVLLGLALGGVLGLGTVLYALAIGPLTQALLPSCTVALLPRRTEA; translated from the coding sequence GTGACGGGGAGAGGGGGACCGGACCTCGTCGAGCTGGGACCGGTCGAGCAGCTCCGGGCGGGACGGATGCCCCGCCGGCTGGTGCAGCTGTACGCCGGGCTCTGGCTGTACGGGGTGTCGCTGGCGCTGATGGTGCGCTCCGAGCTGGGGCTGGCGCCGTGGGACGTGCTGCACTCCGGGCTGGCGCGGTACTTCCCGCTCAGCCTCGGCGAGGTGCTGATCGTGACCTCGTTCGTGGTGCTGCTGCTGTGGATCCCGCTGCGTGAGGTCCCCGGCCTCGGGACCATCTCGAACGCGCTGGTCGTGGGCGTCGCCGCCGACGCGACCCTCGCGGTGCTGGACGCGCCCGACGCGCTCTGGGTGCGGATCGCGCTGGTCGTCTCGGGCGTGGCGCTCAACGGGCTCGCGACCGCGCTCTACATCGGCTCCCAGCTCGGGCGCGGGCCGCGCGACGGGCTGATGACCGGCCTGCACCGGCGTACCGGCCGGTCGCTGCGCCTGGTCCGCACCTCCCTCGAGGTCGCCGTGGTGCTGCTCGGGCTCGCGCTGGGCGGGGTGCTCGGCCTGGGCACGGTCCTCTACGCGCTCGCGATCGGGCCGCTGACCCAGGCCCTGCTTCCGTCCTGCACGGTCGCGTTGCTCCCGCGCCGCACGGAGGCATGA
- a CDS encoding GNAT family N-acetyltransferase: protein MHLATERLLIRPWTHYEAPRLLDILSRVEVVKWLGDGEPKLMRDLDEAHARVDTYAERSAPPLGYWAVEVIATGQVAGSVLLLTLPNAEAGEVEIGWHLHPDSWGHGYATEAARAVLRHGFEAGLPEILALTHTTNEPSQAVMRRIGLHPRGVVEKWYAGESALFGLTAEEWRG, encoded by the coding sequence GTGCACCTTGCGACCGAACGCCTGCTGATCCGCCCGTGGACCCACTATGAGGCGCCGCGGCTGCTCGACATCCTCAGCCGCGTCGAGGTCGTGAAGTGGCTCGGCGACGGCGAGCCGAAGCTGATGCGCGACCTCGACGAGGCGCACGCCCGCGTCGACACGTACGCCGAGCGCTCGGCGCCGCCGCTCGGCTACTGGGCCGTGGAGGTCATCGCGACCGGGCAGGTCGCCGGCTCGGTGCTGCTGCTGACCCTGCCGAACGCCGAGGCCGGCGAGGTCGAGATCGGCTGGCACCTGCACCCCGACTCCTGGGGCCACGGCTACGCGACCGAGGCGGCCCGCGCGGTCCTGCGGCACGGGTTCGAGGCCGGCCTGCCGGAGATCCTCGCGCTCACGCACACGACCAACGAGCCCTCGCAGGCGGTGATGCGCCGGATCGGCCTGCACCCCCGCGGCGTCGTCGAGAAGTGGTACGCCGGGGAGTCCGCGCTCTTCGGCCTCACCGCGGAGGAGTGGCGCGGGTGA
- a CDS encoding DsbA family oxidoreductase translates to MRIEIWSDVVCPWCYVGKRRLEQALAGFEHRDEVEVVYRSFELDPTAPHHGHEPTTGVLARKYGRTEDELRDMQQQLIDTAAAEGLTLRLFDTVHTNTVDAHRLLHHALETGGPELQVRLKEELLAAYFTRAQDIGDHAVLIATATDAGLDPDRAADVLGSEEHADAVAADIAQARAYGATGVPFFVVDQRYGVSGAQPSEVFSRLLDQAWAESHPSLQAVGADGAVCGPDGCPV, encoded by the coding sequence ATGCGCATCGAGATCTGGTCCGACGTCGTCTGCCCCTGGTGCTACGTCGGCAAGCGCCGACTGGAGCAGGCGCTGGCGGGCTTCGAGCACCGCGACGAGGTCGAGGTCGTCTACCGCTCCTTCGAGCTCGACCCGACCGCCCCGCACCACGGCCACGAGCCGACGACCGGCGTGCTCGCCCGCAAGTACGGCCGGACCGAGGACGAGCTGCGCGACATGCAGCAGCAGCTCATCGACACCGCGGCGGCGGAGGGGCTGACGCTGCGCCTCTTCGACACCGTGCACACCAACACCGTCGACGCGCACCGGCTGCTCCACCACGCGCTGGAGACCGGGGGACCGGAGCTCCAGGTGCGGCTCAAGGAGGAGCTGCTCGCGGCGTACTTCACCCGCGCCCAGGACATCGGCGACCACGCCGTCCTCATCGCGACCGCGACCGACGCCGGGCTGGACCCGGACCGCGCCGCCGACGTGCTCGGCTCCGAGGAGCACGCAGACGCCGTCGCCGCCGACATCGCCCAGGCCCGTGCGTACGGCGCCACCGGCGTCCCGTTCTTCGTCGTCGACCAGCGGTACGGCGTCTCCGGCGCCCAGCCCAGCGAGGTCTTCTCCCGCCTGCTCGACCAGGCGTGGGCCGAGTCGCACCCCTCGCTCCAGGCCGTCGGCGCCGACGGCGCGGTCTGCGGCCCCGACGGGTGCCCCGTCTGA
- the ilvN gene encoding acetolactate synthase small subunit — MSRHTLSVLVEDKPGVLARIAGLFSRRGFNIESLAVGPTEHAEISRMTIVVNVEESPLEQVTKQLNKLVEVIKIVELDPTASVNRELVMVKVTATAETRGQVLDTVQLFRAKVVDVATDAVTIQITGNAGKIADFLRVLEPYGVRELVQSGMVAIGRGSRSISERSLRPVAVPAPPAAG; from the coding sequence GTGAGCCGTCACACGCTGTCCGTGCTGGTCGAGGACAAGCCCGGCGTCCTGGCCCGGATCGCCGGCCTGTTCAGCCGCCGCGGGTTCAACATCGAGTCGCTCGCGGTCGGCCCGACCGAGCACGCCGAGATCTCGCGGATGACGATCGTGGTCAACGTCGAGGAGTCGCCGCTCGAGCAGGTCACCAAGCAGCTCAACAAGCTGGTCGAGGTGATCAAGATCGTCGAGCTCGACCCGACCGCCTCGGTCAACCGCGAGCTGGTGATGGTCAAGGTCACCGCCACCGCGGAGACCCGCGGCCAGGTGCTCGACACCGTCCAGCTGTTCCGCGCGAAGGTCGTCGACGTGGCGACCGACGCGGTCACCATCCAGATCACCGGCAACGCCGGCAAGATCGCCGACTTCCTGCGCGTGCTCGAGCCGTACGGCGTCCGCGAGCTCGTGCAGTCCGGCATGGTCGCGATCGGGCGCGGCTCCCGGTCGATCTCCGAGCGCTCGCTGCGCCCGGTCGCCGTACCCGCCCCGCCCGCCGCCGGCTGA
- the serA gene encoding phosphoglycerate dehydrogenase — translation MSKPVVLIAEELSPATVEALGPDFEIRQCNGADRAELLPAIADVDAILVRSATKVDAEALAAATRLKVVARAGVGLDNVDVKAATQSGVMVVNAPTSNIVSAAELAVALMLAAARHVSPAHAALKNGEWKRSRYTGIELYEKTVGIVGLGRIGVLVAQRLSAFGMKVIAYDPYVQAGRAAQMGVRLVDLDTLLAEADLMSVHLPKTPETLGLIGAEQLAKAKPSLVLVNAARGGIVDEAALYDALKTGRIAAAGLDVFAKEPCTDSPLFELENVVATPHLGASTDEAQEKAGIAVAKSVRLALSGELVPDAVNVQGGVIAEEVRPGIPLTEKLGRVFTGLAGEVAQQLDVEVRGEITDFDVKVLELAALKGVFSDIVEEQVSYVNAPLLAAERGTAVRLVTDVESPDHRNLITLRGTLADGSQVSVSGTLVGINQRERLVELNGFDVDLEPTDHLAFFTYSDRPGMVGTVGQILGDAQVNIAGMQVARDAKGGQALVALSVDSAIPAEVLAEIESAMEAASVRAIDLV, via the coding sequence GTGAGCAAGCCCGTCGTACTCATCGCCGAAGAGCTGAGCCCCGCCACCGTCGAGGCGCTCGGACCGGACTTCGAGATCCGGCAGTGCAACGGCGCCGACCGCGCCGAGCTGCTGCCCGCGATCGCCGACGTCGACGCGATCCTGGTCCGCTCGGCCACCAAGGTCGACGCCGAGGCGCTCGCCGCGGCGACGCGCCTGAAGGTGGTCGCCCGCGCGGGCGTCGGGCTCGACAACGTCGACGTCAAGGCCGCGACCCAGTCCGGCGTGATGGTCGTGAACGCCCCGACCTCCAACATCGTCTCGGCCGCCGAGCTCGCCGTCGCGCTGATGCTCGCCGCCGCCCGCCACGTCTCGCCCGCCCACGCGGCGCTGAAGAACGGCGAGTGGAAGCGGTCGCGCTACACCGGCATCGAGCTGTACGAGAAGACCGTCGGCATCGTCGGCCTCGGCCGGATCGGCGTCCTGGTCGCCCAGCGCCTCTCGGCGTTCGGCATGAAGGTCATCGCCTACGACCCCTACGTGCAGGCCGGCCGCGCCGCCCAGATGGGCGTGCGCCTCGTCGACCTCGACACCCTGCTCGCCGAGGCCGACCTCATGTCGGTGCACCTGCCGAAGACCCCCGAGACGCTCGGGCTGATCGGCGCCGAGCAGCTGGCGAAGGCCAAGCCGTCGCTGGTGCTCGTCAACGCCGCACGCGGCGGGATCGTCGACGAGGCCGCGCTGTACGACGCGCTGAAGACCGGCCGGATCGCCGCCGCCGGCCTCGACGTGTTCGCCAAGGAGCCGTGCACCGACAGCCCGCTCTTCGAGCTCGAGAACGTCGTCGCCACGCCCCACCTCGGCGCCTCCACCGACGAGGCCCAGGAGAAGGCCGGCATCGCGGTCGCGAAGTCGGTGCGGCTCGCGCTCTCCGGCGAGCTCGTGCCCGACGCGGTCAACGTCCAGGGCGGCGTGATCGCCGAGGAGGTCCGCCCCGGCATCCCGCTGACCGAGAAGCTCGGCCGCGTCTTCACCGGCCTCGCCGGCGAGGTCGCCCAGCAGCTCGACGTCGAGGTGCGCGGCGAGATCACCGACTTCGACGTCAAGGTGCTCGAGCTCGCCGCGCTCAAGGGCGTCTTCAGCGACATCGTCGAGGAGCAGGTCTCCTACGTGAACGCGCCGCTGCTCGCCGCCGAGCGCGGGACCGCCGTGCGCCTCGTCACCGACGTGGAGAGCCCCGACCACCGCAACCTGATCACGCTGCGCGGCACCCTCGCCGACGGCTCGCAGGTCTCGGTCTCGGGCACGCTGGTCGGCATCAACCAGCGCGAGCGGCTCGTGGAGCTCAACGGGTTCGACGTCGACCTCGAGCCCACCGACCACCTCGCGTTCTTCACCTACAGCGACCGCCCGGGCATGGTCGGCACCGTCGGCCAGATCCTCGGCGACGCCCAGGTCAACATCGCCGGCATGCAGGTCGCCCGCGACGCCAAGGGCGGCCAGGCGCTGGTCGCTCTCTCCGTCGACTCCGCCATCCCCGCCGAGGTCCTCGCCGAGATCGAGTCGGCCATGGAGGCCGCCTCGGTCCGCGCGATCGACCTGGTCTGA
- a CDS encoding GNAT family N-acetyltransferase, translating into MPEVRILAAAEDWRAFREVRLRALADAPDAFGATLVEAETLPDEVWRERAAAARGRALLVLEDDRPVAMGGVFVPDGEDPMIWGMWTAPEARGCGHAGRLLRELLDWCRARDLAVRLHVTEGNEAARRLYVGHGFVPTGTWEPLRPGSELRIEELRLG; encoded by the coding sequence GTGCCCGAGGTCCGCATCCTGGCGGCCGCAGAGGACTGGCGGGCGTTCCGGGAGGTCCGGCTCCGCGCGCTCGCGGACGCCCCCGACGCGTTCGGCGCGACCCTGGTCGAGGCCGAGACGCTCCCCGACGAGGTCTGGCGCGAGCGGGCCGCCGCTGCCCGCGGCCGGGCGCTGCTGGTCCTCGAGGACGACCGGCCGGTCGCGATGGGCGGCGTCTTCGTGCCCGACGGGGAGGACCCGATGATCTGGGGCATGTGGACGGCGCCCGAGGCCCGGGGGTGCGGCCACGCCGGGCGGCTGCTGCGCGAGCTCCTCGACTGGTGCCGCGCCCGCGACCTCGCCGTACGCCTGCACGTGACCGAGGGCAACGAGGCCGCGCGCCGGCTGTACGTCGGCCACGGGTTCGTGCCGACCGGGACCTGGGAGCCGCTGCGGCCGGGCTCGGAGCTGCGGATCGAGGAGCTGCGGCTCGGCTGA
- a CDS encoding acetolactate synthase large subunit encodes MSEQITGAQSLITSLEAAGAENIFGIPGGAILPAYDPLMDSTIRHILVRHEQGAGHAAQGYAAATGKVGVCMATSGPGATNLVTPLADAHMDSVPMVAITGQVGAASIGTDAFQEADIRGITMPITKHNFLVTDPADIPRTVAEAFYIASTGRPGPVLVDVAKSALQAMTTYAWPTELHLPGYRPVTRPHAKQIREAARLVLEARRPVLYVGGGTIRSGAHRELKVLAELTGMPVVTTLMARGAFPDSHPQHLGMPGMHGTVAAVAGLQKADLIISLGARFDDRVTGNLDSFAPGAKVIHADIDPAEIGKNRHADVPIVGDCREVISDLVVALKAEADAGRTGDYEGWVEFLAGVKRRYALGYDAPSDGSLAPQYVIERLGAIAGPDAIYTSGVGQHQMWAAQFIGYEKPGTWINSGGLGTMGFSVPAAMGAKVGMPDTTVWSIDGDGCFQMTNQELATCAIEGIPIKVAIINNESLGMVRQWQTLFYNERYSNTNLQRHGGPVRIPDFVKLADAYGCVGLACDNPDDVDATIEKAMAIDDVPVVVDFRVHRDAMVWPMVAAGTSNDDIKYARDLAPDYDDVSDDWEVSL; translated from the coding sequence ATGAGCGAGCAGATCACGGGCGCACAGAGCCTGATCACATCGCTGGAGGCAGCGGGCGCCGAGAACATCTTCGGCATCCCGGGAGGCGCCATCCTCCCGGCGTACGACCCCCTGATGGACTCCACGATCCGACACATCCTCGTCCGGCACGAGCAGGGCGCCGGCCACGCCGCGCAGGGGTACGCCGCGGCCACCGGCAAGGTCGGTGTCTGCATGGCCACCTCCGGCCCGGGCGCCACGAACCTGGTCACCCCGCTCGCCGACGCGCACATGGACTCCGTCCCGATGGTCGCGATCACCGGTCAGGTGGGTGCGGCGTCGATCGGCACCGACGCCTTCCAGGAGGCCGACATCCGCGGCATCACGATGCCGATCACCAAGCACAACTTCCTGGTCACCGACCCCGCCGACATCCCGCGCACGGTCGCGGAGGCCTTCTACATCGCCTCGACCGGCCGCCCCGGCCCGGTGCTGGTCGACGTCGCGAAGTCGGCGCTCCAGGCGATGACGACGTACGCCTGGCCGACCGAGCTGCACCTGCCCGGCTACCGCCCGGTGACCCGCCCGCACGCCAAGCAGATCCGCGAGGCCGCCCGGCTGGTGCTCGAGGCCCGGCGCCCGGTGCTCTACGTCGGTGGCGGCACCATCCGCTCCGGCGCGCACCGCGAGCTCAAGGTGCTCGCCGAGCTCACCGGCATGCCGGTCGTCACCACGCTGATGGCCCGCGGGGCGTTCCCCGACAGCCACCCGCAGCACCTCGGCATGCCCGGCATGCACGGCACCGTCGCCGCGGTCGCCGGCCTGCAGAAGGCCGACCTGATCATCAGCCTGGGCGCGCGCTTCGACGACCGGGTCACCGGCAACCTCGACTCGTTCGCCCCCGGCGCCAAGGTGATCCACGCCGACATCGACCCCGCCGAGATCGGCAAGAACCGGCACGCCGACGTCCCGATCGTGGGCGACTGCCGCGAGGTCATCAGCGACCTCGTCGTGGCGCTCAAGGCCGAGGCCGACGCGGGCCGCACCGGCGACTACGAGGGCTGGGTGGAGTTCCTCGCCGGCGTGAAGCGCCGCTACGCCCTCGGGTACGACGCCCCGAGCGACGGCTCGCTCGCGCCGCAGTACGTCATCGAGCGGCTCGGCGCGATCGCCGGCCCCGACGCGATCTACACCTCCGGCGTCGGCCAGCACCAGATGTGGGCCGCGCAGTTCATCGGCTACGAGAAGCCCGGCACCTGGATCAACTCCGGCGGGCTCGGCACGATGGGCTTCTCCGTGCCGGCCGCGATGGGCGCCAAGGTCGGCATGCCCGACACGACCGTCTGGTCGATCGACGGCGACGGCTGCTTCCAGATGACCAACCAGGAGCTCGCCACCTGCGCGATCGAGGGCATCCCGATCAAGGTCGCGATCATCAACAACGAGTCGCTCGGCATGGTCCGGCAGTGGCAGACGCTCTTCTACAACGAGCGCTACTCCAACACCAACCTCCAGCGGCACGGCGGTCCGGTGCGGATCCCCGACTTCGTCAAGCTCGCCGACGCCTACGGCTGCGTCGGGCTGGCGTGCGACAACCCCGACGACGTCGACGCCACCATCGAGAAGGCGATGGCGATCGACGACGTCCCGGTGGTCGTGGACTTCCGCGTGCACCGCGACGCGATGGTCTGGCCGATGGTCGCCGCCGGCACCAGCAACGACGACATCAAGTACGCCCGTGACCTCGCGCCCGACTACGACGACGTGAGCGACGACTGGGAGGTCTCCCTGTGA